The following proteins are encoded in a genomic region of Amphiura filiformis chromosome 11, Afil_fr2py, whole genome shotgun sequence:
- the LOC140163779 gene encoding uncharacterized protein, translated as MGSGTSRQDLKVRAEEKDLGVIFDPTLKFSKHVGTISNKANRIVGLIKRTFDYMDEDMFRPLYKTLVRPHLEYANCVWSPFLQKDITAIEKVQRRATKMIPSFRELPYEMRLQRLNLPTLAYRRLRGDMIQVYKIMHGINDMSKSTLFEMKEVDKELRGHNLEYTRNLHV; from the coding sequence ATGGGGAGTGGGACAAGTAGACAGGACCTCAAAGTTAGAGCAGAAGAAAAAGACCTAGGAGTGATATTTGATCCAACGCTAAAATTCAGCAAGCATGTTGGAACCATAAGCAACAAGGCAAATAGGATAGTAGGTCTTATCAAGCGCACTTTTGATTACATGGACGAAGATATGTTTAGGCCTCTCTACAAAACTCTAGTGAGGCCTCATCTGGAGTACGCCAACTGTGTCTGGAGTCCTTTCTTGCAAAAAGATATCACTGCCATTGAGAAAGTCCAGAGGCGTGCCACAAAAATGATTCCATCTTTTCGTGAGCTTCCATATGAAATGAGACTTCAAAGACTCAATCTACCAACTCTTGCATATCGGAGATTAAGGGGCGATATGATTCAGGTGTACAAGATTATGCATGGCATAAATGACATGTCCAAGAGTACATTGTTTGAGATGAAGGAGGTTGATAAAGAGTTAAGAGGCCATAATCTTGAATACACAAGAAATTTGCACGTCTAG